In Alistipes ihumii AP11, a genomic segment contains:
- a CDS encoding Na+/H+ antiporter NhaC family protein — protein sequence MNDSARPKKSRGLLALSPLAVFLCLYLGTSLAAGDFYKVPIAVAFLAASVYSVLISRGEPLAERIRHFTQGASHHNLMLMIWIFVLAGAFARSAEATGAIDATVGLTLRILPGNLLLGGLFLAGCFISLAVGTSVGTIVALTPVALGIAQRTGLETPMIVAVIVGGSFFGDNLSFISDTTITATRTQECSMRDKFRVNGLIAVPAAAAVLGLYLLSGAEMPAAAQRQSVEWIPIIPYLAVLVLAICGVHVTTVLVTGIVLTGAVGLLGGSVGWIEWIGALGEGIAGMGELIVITLLAGGMLEMIRRGGGIDYLIGALTRKVSGKRTAELSIAALVSMANLCTANNTIAIITTGPIARQIADRFGVDRRKSASLLDSFSCFVQGLIPYGAQLMIAAGLASVSPLEIIGYLYYPMALGICSLLAILLRYPRKYS from the coding sequence ATGAACGATTCCGCCCGTCCGAAAAAATCGCGCGGCCTGCTGGCGCTCAGTCCGCTGGCCGTTTTCCTGTGCCTCTATCTGGGCACGTCGCTCGCGGCCGGCGACTTCTACAAGGTCCCCATCGCCGTCGCCTTTCTGGCCGCGTCGGTCTACTCGGTCCTGATCTCGCGCGGGGAGCCGCTCGCCGAGCGCATACGGCACTTCACGCAGGGAGCATCGCACCACAACCTGATGCTGATGATCTGGATCTTCGTGCTGGCCGGAGCGTTCGCCCGGTCGGCCGAGGCGACGGGCGCGATCGACGCGACGGTCGGCCTGACGCTGCGCATTCTGCCCGGAAACCTGTTGCTGGGCGGATTGTTTCTGGCCGGCTGCTTCATCTCGCTCGCGGTGGGAACCTCCGTCGGCACGATCGTCGCGCTGACGCCCGTCGCGCTCGGCATAGCCCAGAGAACCGGTCTGGAAACGCCGATGATCGTAGCCGTTATCGTCGGGGGATCTTTCTTCGGCGACAACCTGTCGTTCATCTCCGACACGACGATCACCGCGACCCGCACCCAAGAATGCAGCATGCGCGACAAGTTCCGGGTAAACGGCCTGATCGCGGTCCCGGCCGCCGCAGCCGTGCTCGGGCTCTACCTGCTGAGCGGCGCGGAAATGCCCGCCGCTGCGCAGAGGCAATCCGTCGAATGGATTCCGATCATACCCTACCTCGCCGTGCTCGTACTGGCCATATGCGGCGTACACGTGACGACCGTACTCGTAACGGGCATCGTGCTGACGGGAGCCGTAGGTCTGCTCGGCGGATCGGTCGGGTGGATCGAGTGGATCGGGGCCTTGGGCGAAGGCATCGCCGGCATGGGCGAACTGATCGTCATCACGCTGCTGGCAGGCGGCATGCTCGAAATGATCCGCCGGGGCGGCGGCATCGACTACCTGATCGGCGCGCTGACGCGGAAAGTCTCGGGCAAGCGGACGGCCGAGCTGAGCATCGCCGCGCTCGTGAGCATGGCCAACCTGTGCACGGCCAACAACACGATCGCGATCATCACCACCGGTCCGATCGCCCGGCAAATAGCGGACCGCTTCGGAGTGGACCGGCGCAAGAGCGCCAGCCTGCTCGACTCGTTCTCGTGCTTCGTGCAGGGACTGATCCCGTACGGGGCGCAACTGATGATCGCGGCCGGGCTGGCGTCCGTCTCCCCGCTCGAGATCATCGGCTACCTCTATTACCCGATGGCTTTGGGCATCTGCTCGCTGCTGGCCATTCTGCTGCGCTATCCGAGAAAGTATTCATAA
- a CDS encoding ABC transporter permease: protein MRNLNIALRSLFKQGRHNVTRIVSLSVGLAVALILIAKICFERSFDSFYPDVERVYRLVEYGSMNGGDPFEFSQTPGAVAPAMKEEVPGIEAATRLTYVTGKGTRITAGDKRRYLADNVLMADSCLFDVLPRPVLSGDPKKVLARPGYAMISRSLAERLGGIDRVEGEVLVPVDDPGSRWIVGGVFEDVPENSHLRYDILVSLEGMAEWSRNNWVGNDRYLGYVRLAPGVTPEGLDPAIRRMIDKHIDSEEMRKAGASLLFSMKPLREMHAGTSDVRNMFVMLTILASALLFTAMMNYILIALSSLAGRSKEIALHKSYGASGSDVLRLTMTETLLHMAVSVVLAIVLIFLCRGLIEDLLGVSPETLLLSEGAVVLLGVCAAVFLVTGLVPGILFARIPVTSAFRRSRESRRIWKLSLLFLQFAAAGLLVSLLIAIGRQHRFMLDSDPGYSFDRLAFCPVSGQDSATRVRIVEEIGKLPEVEWVSSCSCLPLHGMAGNNIMLPGSDWECFNVADQYAVGGGFLELMEIPLVDGRFFTEDVSGSTEIMVSRSFVERMKDFADWTDGPVGKMISITGHEPCDYTICGVYENYRIGSLNGMDPRPSVLFYDSKPSPMLLIKLRAVTAESVNRVRAKLQELIPDGDLQLTLYSSAMANLYGDSRKFRDQVLIGGIVTLLISLIGLIGYTDDETGRRRKELAVRKVHGATLREILRIFLSDILRVALPAVVLGCAVSFFVSEFWMRQFAEKAPLSLWIFVAGGAGVGLVVTACVIYRTWKAAGEDPVRNLKSE, encoded by the coding sequence ATGAGAAACCTGAACATCGCTTTACGCTCGCTTTTTAAGCAAGGGCGCCACAACGTGACGAGAATCGTTTCGCTGAGTGTCGGATTGGCCGTCGCGCTGATACTGATTGCCAAAATCTGTTTCGAGCGGTCGTTCGATTCGTTCTATCCGGACGTAGAGCGGGTGTACCGGCTGGTCGAATACGGCTCGATGAACGGAGGCGATCCTTTTGAGTTTTCCCAGACGCCGGGAGCCGTAGCGCCTGCCATGAAAGAAGAGGTCCCAGGCATCGAGGCTGCTACGCGTCTGACCTACGTAACCGGAAAGGGAACCCGGATCACGGCCGGCGACAAGCGGCGCTACTTGGCCGATAACGTGCTGATGGCCGACAGTTGCCTGTTCGACGTGTTGCCGCGTCCCGTTCTGTCGGGCGATCCGAAAAAGGTGCTCGCCCGTCCGGGCTATGCGATGATATCGCGTTCGCTGGCCGAGAGGCTCGGGGGGATCGACCGGGTCGAAGGAGAAGTCCTCGTGCCGGTGGACGATCCCGGTTCGAGGTGGATCGTGGGCGGCGTGTTCGAGGACGTGCCGGAAAACTCGCACCTTCGCTACGATATTCTGGTGTCGCTGGAAGGCATGGCCGAGTGGAGCCGGAACAACTGGGTCGGGAACGATCGCTATCTGGGGTACGTCCGGTTGGCGCCGGGAGTGACGCCTGAGGGTCTGGATCCGGCGATCCGTCGGATGATCGACAAGCACATCGATAGCGAGGAGATGCGAAAGGCCGGGGCGAGTCTGCTATTTTCGATGAAGCCGCTGCGAGAGATGCACGCCGGCACGAGCGACGTCCGGAACATGTTCGTGATGCTGACGATTCTGGCTTCCGCTCTGCTGTTTACCGCGATGATGAACTATATCCTGATCGCGCTTTCGTCGCTCGCCGGTCGGTCCAAGGAGATCGCCCTGCACAAGTCGTACGGCGCTTCGGGAAGCGACGTGCTGCGACTGACGATGACCGAGACGCTGCTGCACATGGCCGTCTCGGTGGTTCTGGCGATCGTGCTGATCTTTCTGTGCCGCGGCCTGATCGAGGACCTGCTGGGCGTTTCTCCCGAGACCTTGCTGCTGTCGGAAGGGGCCGTCGTCCTGCTGGGCGTCTGCGCTGCCGTATTTCTGGTCACGGGACTCGTGCCGGGAATTCTTTTCGCCCGGATTCCGGTAACTTCCGCTTTCCGTCGTTCCAGGGAGAGCAGGCGGATATGGAAGCTGTCTCTGCTGTTCCTGCAGTTTGCGGCCGCCGGACTGCTGGTTTCGCTGCTGATCGCGATCGGCCGGCAGCATCGTTTCATGCTCGACAGCGACCCGGGATACTCGTTCGACCGGCTGGCTTTCTGTCCGGTTTCCGGACAGGATTCGGCGACCCGCGTCCGGATCGTCGAAGAGATCGGGAAGCTGCCCGAGGTGGAGTGGGTCTCTTCCTGCAGCTGTCTGCCGTTGCATGGCATGGCGGGGAACAACATCATGCTGCCGGGCTCGGACTGGGAGTGTTTCAACGTGGCCGACCAGTACGCGGTCGGCGGCGGATTCCTCGAACTGATGGAAATACCTCTCGTCGACGGACGCTTTTTTACCGAGGACGTATCGGGCTCGACGGAAATCATGGTCAGCCGGTCGTTCGTCGAACGGATGAAGGATTTCGCGGACTGGACGGACGGCCCGGTCGGCAAGATGATTTCCATTACGGGACATGAGCCTTGCGATTACACGATCTGCGGCGTGTACGAGAATTACCGCATCGGATCGCTGAACGGTATGGACCCGCGTCCGTCCGTGCTGTTTTACGATAGCAAGCCTTCTCCGATGTTGTTGATCAAACTGCGCGCGGTAACGGCCGAATCGGTGAATCGGGTCCGTGCGAAACTGCAGGAGCTGATACCGGACGGCGACTTGCAGCTGACGCTTTATTCGTCGGCCATGGCGAATCTGTACGGCGATTCGCGGAAGTTCAGGGATCAGGTCTTGATCGGCGGCATCGTCACGCTGCTTATTTCGTTGATCGGACTGATCGGCTACACGGACGACGAGACCGGCCGCCGTCGCAAAGAACTGGCCGTGCGCAAGGTGCACGGAGCCACACTGCGGGAAATCCTGCGTATTTTCCTTTCGGACATCCTGCGGGTCGCGTTGCCGGCCGTCGTGCTGGGATGTGCCGTCTCTTTCTTTGTCTCGGAGTTCTGGATGCGGCAGTTCGCCGAGAAGGCACCTTTGAGCCTGTGGATTTTCGTCGCCGGCGGTGCGGGCGTCGGTCTGGTCGTCACGGCCTGCGTGATCTATCGGACGTGGAAGGCGGCCGGCGAGGACCCGGTTAGGAATCTGAAAAGCGAATGA
- a CDS encoding S41 family peptidase encodes MKRCAWLTVCFVLVSYCSFSQQHVSIRDFEFLVEKIRNDYPGYEAKVTPALFALEDRIRHKLELHPDSSFYYFSEYTSYFRDGHLRMGWLGGSSAPQSESVTIPVHRIDRDSLMRKNSDSQNLEGLWVSNFGEEIAILRSAADTNSFDGVFLSDDEGFFNFTPLADTIFAFTAKGVAPGFPKKSLALLRMNRKILEIHHSNHRFTRKSNDDIYDQAVTYTFIPSCPNGRNNYIMASVLDDSTFFMRIPGFYDYDKERIEEMLTWYRDDIRRCPYFIIDLRGNRGGRSSAYEALLPLLYTHPFVLKGVEWYASAGNIEEFETALKEGDIVGGEEGIAWTKALIREMKKHRGGFVIHPYDQGESDTVVYDTVYAYPRRVGILIDKSNASAAERFLLFAKNSAKVTLFGNEHTAGILDYSNAVPHTLPSGRYELVLPMTRSLDLPDHPIDNIGIAPDCRIPFPRPTDLYDKLDSWVYFVRNYFQLEDRLKQEDAE; translated from the coding sequence ATGAAACGATGTGCTTGGTTAACAGTCTGTTTTGTTCTTGTTTCGTATTGTTCATTCTCCCAACAACATGTTTCCATTCGAGATTTTGAGTTTCTCGTCGAGAAGATACGGAACGACTATCCGGGATATGAAGCGAAAGTCACGCCGGCTCTTTTTGCTTTGGAGGATCGGATTCGTCATAAGCTGGAGCTGCATCCTGATTCCTCTTTTTACTATTTCAGTGAATATACGAGCTATTTCAGGGACGGACACTTACGGATGGGCTGGCTCGGCGGTTCTTCGGCTCCGCAGAGCGAGTCGGTGACGATTCCCGTTCATCGTATCGACAGGGATTCTCTGATGCGGAAGAACAGCGATTCTCAGAACCTGGAAGGACTTTGGGTGTCGAATTTCGGGGAAGAGATCGCCATACTGAGGTCCGCAGCCGATACGAATTCCTTCGATGGAGTGTTTTTGTCTGATGACGAGGGCTTTTTCAATTTTACTCCGCTCGCTGACACGATATTCGCTTTCACTGCGAAAGGAGTCGCCCCGGGTTTCCCTAAAAAAAGTCTTGCGTTGCTCAGAATGAATCGGAAGATACTGGAAATACACCATTCGAATCATCGTTTTACGCGGAAGTCGAATGACGATATTTACGATCAGGCCGTGACATACACTTTTATCCCGTCTTGTCCGAACGGTCGGAACAATTATATAATGGCCAGCGTACTCGACGACAGTACCTTCTTTATGCGGATTCCGGGTTTTTATGATTATGATAAAGAACGCATCGAAGAGATGTTGACATGGTATCGGGACGATATACGAAGATGCCCCTATTTTATCATCGATCTCAGAGGGAATAGGGGAGGACGGAGTTCGGCTTATGAAGCGCTTCTTCCTCTTTTGTACACCCATCCTTTCGTACTCAAAGGTGTGGAGTGGTACGCTTCGGCGGGAAATATCGAGGAATTCGAAACGGCATTGAAAGAGGGCGATATAGTAGGGGGTGAAGAAGGTATCGCTTGGACGAAAGCCCTGATCCGGGAAATGAAAAAGCACCGTGGCGGTTTTGTCATCCATCCGTATGATCAGGGCGAATCGGATACGGTCGTCTACGATACGGTATATGCATACCCGCGCAGGGTGGGTATTTTGATCGATAAGTCGAATGCCTCGGCTGCCGAACGATTTTTGCTGTTTGCGAAAAATAGCGCCAAAGTGACTTTGTTCGGGAACGAGCACACGGCCGGGATACTGGATTATTCCAATGCCGTACCCCACACTTTGCCGTCGGGGAGATACGAACTGGTTCTTCCGATGACCCGGTCGCTCGACTTGCCGGATCATCCGATCGACAACATCGGCATTGCGCCGGACTGCCGTATTCCCTTTCCTCGCCCGACCGATTTGTACGACAAGCTGGATTCGTGGGTCTATTTCGTGAGGAATTATTTTCAGTTGGAAGACAGGCTGAAGCAGGAAGATGCGGAGTGA